In a single window of the Blattabacterium cuenoti genome:
- a CDS encoding bifunctional folylpolyglutamate synthase/dihydrofolate synthase, translating to MNYVETIQWIFKRLPMYQKVGLKSYKPGLNRIQNFCSYLGNPQNFFKSIHVGGTNGKGSTVHMLSSILQEEKYKIGLFTSPHLIDFRERITCNGVLIEKDFIVDFIKKNKKFIEKEKISFFEMNTALAFQYFKDKKVNIAIIEVGMGGRLDSTNLIIPEISVITNISIDHTETLGNKKSEIALEKAGIIKKNVSVIIGRKISRNIQFLFLKEAIKKNAPIYFSVKSQKDFQYKMPFKADYQNLNRSVVLKVINILRYRKNIIVSNKSIEKGLKNIINNTNFKGRWHILQQKNPKIICDIAHNEEGVHVINKQLKKESYEELHLVLGFVKEKKVDQLLKHFPIESFYYFCQPNIDRKYSIHDLTILINKIFKNHEKINFFSSVKKAFLSAKSKANKNDLILISGSTFVVSEILLYYKDFFLHLSK from the coding sequence TTGAATTACGTAGAGACAATTCAATGGATTTTTAAACGTCTTCCTATGTATCAAAAAGTAGGATTAAAATCATATAAACCAGGATTGAATAGAATACAAAATTTTTGTTCTTATTTAGGAAATCCACAAAATTTTTTTAAAAGTATACACGTAGGTGGAACAAATGGAAAAGGATCCACAGTACACATGTTATCTTCTATTTTACAAGAAGAAAAATATAAAATAGGATTATTCACTTCTCCTCATCTAATCGATTTTAGAGAAAGAATAACTTGTAATGGTGTTTTAATAGAAAAAGATTTTATCGTAGATTTTATAAAAAAAAATAAAAAATTTATAGAAAAAGAAAAAATTTCATTTTTTGAAATGAATACAGCTTTAGCTTTTCAATATTTTAAAGATAAAAAGGTAAATATAGCAATTATTGAAGTAGGAATGGGAGGTAGATTAGATTCTACCAATTTGATAATTCCAGAAATATCTGTAATTACAAATATAAGCATAGATCATACAGAAACTCTGGGAAATAAAAAATCCGAAATTGCTTTGGAAAAAGCAGGAATTATAAAAAAAAATGTATCCGTAATAATAGGAAGAAAAATATCTAGAAATATTCAATTTCTTTTTCTTAAAGAAGCTATAAAAAAAAATGCTCCAATTTATTTTTCTGTAAAATCTCAAAAAGATTTTCAATATAAAATGCCATTTAAAGCAGATTATCAAAATTTGAATCGAAGTGTAGTATTAAAAGTTATAAATATTTTACGTTATAGAAAAAATATAATTGTATCCAATAAATCAATAGAAAAAGGATTAAAAAACATTATAAATAATACTAATTTCAAAGGTCGTTGGCATATTTTACAACAAAAAAATCCAAAAATTATTTGTGATATAGCTCATAATGAAGAAGGAGTTCATGTAATTAATAAGCAGTTGAAAAAGGAATCATATGAAGAATTACATTTAGTTTTGGGTTTTGTAAAAGAAAAAAAAGTAGATCAATTATTAAAACATTTTCCTATTGAATCTTTTTATTATTTTTGTCAACCTAATATAGATAGAAAATATTCAATTCATGATTTAACAATATTAATTAATAAAATATTTAAAAATCATGAAAAAATAAATTTTTTCTCTTCTGTAAAGAAGGCTTTCTTATCTGCTAAAAGTAAAGCCAACAAAAACGACTTAATTTTGATAAGTGGAAGTACGTTTGTTGTATCTGAAATTTTGTTATATTATAAGGATTTTTTCTTACATTTGAGTAAATAA
- the glnS gene encoding glutamine--tRNA ligase, whose product MFFDIKSHLHFVEKIIEEDINNGFPIKKIRFRFPPEPNGYLHIGHVKAICLNFELSNKYKSPINLRFDDTNPVGENKNFIDSIKQDILFLGFHWDNESYASDYFSKLYEWAIKLIKENKAYVDDQSQNIIQYQRKTPFEIGIDSDYRNRSTDENLFLFKKMKDGFFKEGSCVLRAKINMSSSNMNMRDPIMYRILQKKHHRTGYKWCIYPTYDWTHGLCDYIEQISHSLCSLEFENRRPLYNWYLDQICINNEDYIRPKQIEFSRLNLSNTITSKRKIQYLIEKKVIQSWDDPRLFTISGLRRKGYTSVALKNFVHKIGVTKRNNIIDISFLEFWIRKHLNKIATRVMVVLHPIKLIIDNYSNITEWVEAENNPEDFNFGNRKIPFSKFIYIEKNDFLEKKEKNFFRLCIGKEVRLKNAYIIKANYVIKNSKGKIKEIHCTYDPESKSGKKNKIEEKGRVKSTLHWVSIKHSFPIEISLYNPLFLKKNPDIDFHINPKSKDKIIGYAEPYLKKAKKGDHFQFQRIGYFYVDSKITNNDQVIFNNTVSIKNRYQS is encoded by the coding sequence ATTTTTTTTGATATAAAATCACATCTACATTTTGTTGAAAAAATTATAGAGGAAGATATAAATAATGGATTTCCTATAAAAAAAATTAGATTCCGTTTTCCTCCTGAACCTAATGGTTATCTTCATATTGGACATGTTAAAGCGATATGTTTAAACTTTGAATTAAGTAATAAATATAAATCTCCAATCAATTTAAGATTTGATGATACTAATCCTGTAGGAGAAAATAAGAATTTTATAGATTCTATAAAACAGGACATCCTTTTTTTAGGGTTTCATTGGGATAATGAAAGTTATGCTTCAGATTATTTTTCTAAACTTTATGAATGGGCTATAAAATTAATTAAAGAAAATAAAGCTTATGTAGATGATCAATCTCAAAATATAATTCAATATCAAAGGAAAACTCCTTTTGAAATTGGTATTGACAGTGATTATAGAAATAGATCTACAGATGAAAATCTATTTCTTTTTAAGAAAATGAAAGATGGATTTTTTAAAGAAGGATCTTGTGTTTTAAGAGCTAAAATTAATATGAGTTCTTCAAATATGAATATGCGAGATCCAATTATGTATAGAATTTTACAAAAAAAACATCATAGAACTGGATATAAATGGTGTATTTATCCTACTTACGACTGGACACATGGTTTATGCGATTATATAGAACAAATATCTCATTCTTTATGTTCTTTGGAGTTTGAAAATAGACGTCCGTTATATAATTGGTATTTAGATCAAATTTGTATTAATAATGAAGATTATATTAGGCCTAAACAAATAGAATTTTCAAGATTAAATTTAAGTAATACTATAACTAGTAAAAGAAAAATTCAATATTTAATTGAAAAAAAAGTAATTCAATCTTGGGATGATCCACGTCTTTTTACAATATCTGGATTACGTCGTAAAGGATACACTTCTGTTGCGTTAAAAAATTTTGTTCACAAAATAGGAGTTACAAAAAGAAATAATATAATAGATATATCTTTTTTGGAATTTTGGATTAGAAAACATTTAAATAAAATAGCTACTAGAGTTATGGTAGTATTACATCCAATTAAATTAATTATTGATAATTATTCAAATATTACTGAATGGGTGGAAGCAGAAAATAATCCCGAAGATTTTAATTTTGGAAATAGAAAAATTCCTTTTTCTAAATTTATCTATATTGAAAAAAATGATTTTTTGGAAAAAAAAGAAAAAAATTTTTTTCGTCTTTGTATTGGAAAAGAAGTAAGACTTAAAAATGCTTATATCATAAAAGCAAATTATGTAATAAAAAATTCTAAAGGAAAAATAAAGGAAATACATTGTACTTATGATCCAGAAAGTAAATCTGGAAAAAAAAATAAAATTGAAGAAAAAGGAAGAGTAAAAAGTACCTTACACTGGGTGTCTATAAAACATTCTTTTCCTATAGAAATTAGTTTATATAATCCTCTTTTTTTAAAAAAAAATCCGGATATAGATTTTCATATCAATCCTAAATCAAAAGATAAAATTATAGGTTATGCAGAACCTTATTTAAAAAAAGCAAAAAAAGGAGATCATTTCCAATTTCAAAGAATTGGTTATTTTTATGTGGATAGTAAAATCACAAATAATGATCAAGTCATTTTTAATAATACGGTATCAATAAAAAATAGATATCAATCTTAA
- the rpoC gene encoding DNA-directed RNA polymerase subunit beta': MNRKKSSKFNKITIRLASPEIILKESHGEVLKPETINYRTHKPERDGLFCERIFGPVKDYECACGKYKRIRYKGIVCDRCGVEVTEKKVRRERMGHISLVVPIVHIWCFRSSPNKIGYLLGLSSKKLEMIIYYERYVVIQGGMGLYSDGSSFQKGDFLTEEEYLQVLNKLPKGNQQLEDSDPNKFIAKMGAECVENLLNRVDLDLLSMELRNQARDETSKQRRAEALKRLQVVESFREGKKNGGNPSCMVIHVLAVIPPELRPLVPLDGGRYAASDMTDLYRRVLIRNNRLKRLIEIKAPEVILRNEKRMLQEAVDSLFDNSRKISAVKSEANRPLKSLSDALKGKQGRFRQNLLGKRVDYSARSVIVVGPYLKLHECGLPKDMAAELYKPFIIRKLIERGIVKTVKSSKKIIDKRDPMIWDILENVLRGHPILLNRAPTLHRLGIQAFQPKLIEGKAIQLHPLVCAAFNADFDGDQMAVHLPLSHGAILEAQILMLASQNILNPANGSPITVPSQDMVLGLYYMTKPLLSNSKVKVKGEGFIFYSPEEVEIAYNQGIVNLHALIKVKVNLREKERFVSKIIETTVGRVLFNQVVPKKVGFINESLTKKSLREIIGKILHLTDVPTTANFLDDIKELGFYNAFKGGLSFGLGDIIIPDNKKNMVNYAIKQVDNVKMNYNMGLITNNERYNQVIDIWTNTNAMLTEKVMKYMREDRQGFNSVYMMLDSGARGSKEQIRQLSGMRGLMAKPQKTGSSGGEIIENPILSNFREGLSILEYFISTHGARKGLADTALKTADAGYLTRRLVDAAQDVIIKIEDCKTLRGLEISALKKNEEIVETLFDRILGRISLNDIYKDNQLIISSGKMIDEKMAEIIDNSGIEIVEVRSPLTCEAKMGICSKCYGRNLSTGEIVQKGEAVGVIAAQSIGEPGTQLTLRTFHVGGTAGNITESSQIKAKYDGIVEFEDLKFVTTSQDSNQIGIVVSRSTEMKLFNIEKSSVLMVNNIPYGASLYVKHGDRLKTGDLICKWDLYNAVIVAEFSGIISYQHLEQGLTFQIEIDEQTGFQEKVITEVRNKNLIPTLKIINEKNEELKVYNLPVGAHLMVEDEEKIDIGRILVKVPRRTAKSGDITGGLPRLSELFEARNPSNPAVVSEIDGIVSHGKIKRGNREIIVESKTGEIRKYLVKLSNQILVQENDYVKAGMPLSDGAITPNDILNIRGPRAVQEYLIKEIQEVYRLQGVKINDKHFEVIVLQMMRKVEVIDVGDTKFLEGNIEYKDDFIEENDRISQMKVVEDSGNSEIFKNGDIISYRDLRNENAVLKYKNKKLIKIRNAIFATARPILQGITRAALQTKSFISAASFQETTKVLSEAAISSKTDYLHGLKENVIVGHKIPAGTGLREYENISPDIV; encoded by the coding sequence ATGAATAGAAAAAAAAGTAGTAAATTCAATAAAATAACTATTCGATTAGCTTCTCCAGAGATTATATTAAAGGAATCTCATGGAGAGGTATTAAAACCAGAAACAATTAATTATCGTACTCATAAACCAGAAAGAGATGGGCTTTTTTGTGAACGAATTTTCGGACCAGTAAAAGATTATGAATGTGCATGTGGAAAATATAAAAGAATTCGTTATAAAGGTATAGTTTGTGACAGATGTGGAGTTGAAGTTACTGAAAAAAAAGTTAGAAGAGAACGTATGGGACATATAAGCCTTGTAGTTCCTATTGTTCATATTTGGTGTTTTAGATCTTCTCCTAATAAAATTGGATATTTATTAGGATTATCTTCTAAAAAACTTGAAATGATTATTTATTATGAACGGTATGTTGTTATTCAAGGAGGAATGGGTTTATATTCAGATGGATCATCTTTTCAAAAAGGGGATTTTCTTACTGAAGAAGAATATTTGCAAGTTTTAAATAAACTTCCGAAAGGAAATCAGCAATTAGAAGATTCTGATCCAAATAAATTTATTGCTAAAATGGGTGCAGAATGTGTAGAAAATCTTTTAAATAGAGTAGATTTAGATCTTTTATCTATGGAACTAAGAAACCAAGCACGTGATGAAACTTCTAAGCAAAGACGTGCTGAAGCTTTGAAACGTTTACAAGTTGTTGAATCTTTTAGAGAAGGTAAAAAAAATGGAGGAAATCCATCTTGTATGGTTATTCATGTACTAGCAGTTATACCTCCTGAATTACGACCTTTAGTTCCTTTGGATGGAGGACGTTATGCTGCTTCTGATATGACCGATTTATATAGACGTGTACTTATAAGAAATAATCGTTTAAAAAGACTTATAGAAATTAAAGCTCCTGAAGTAATTTTACGAAATGAAAAAAGAATGCTTCAAGAAGCAGTGGATTCTCTTTTTGATAATTCAAGAAAAATTTCTGCTGTAAAATCAGAAGCTAATCGTCCTTTAAAATCTTTATCTGATGCATTAAAGGGGAAACAAGGTCGTTTTAGACAGAATCTTCTTGGAAAAAGAGTAGATTATTCAGCACGATCTGTTATTGTAGTAGGTCCCTATTTGAAATTGCATGAATGTGGTTTACCTAAAGATATGGCTGCAGAACTTTATAAACCTTTTATTATTCGAAAATTGATTGAAAGAGGAATAGTAAAAACAGTAAAATCTTCAAAAAAAATTATTGATAAAAGAGATCCCATGATATGGGATATTTTAGAAAATGTTTTAAGAGGGCATCCTATATTGTTAAATAGAGCTCCTACGTTACATAGATTGGGAATTCAAGCTTTTCAACCTAAATTAATAGAGGGAAAAGCAATTCAACTACATCCTTTAGTTTGTGCTGCTTTTAATGCAGATTTCGATGGAGATCAAATGGCGGTTCATTTACCATTATCTCATGGAGCTATATTAGAAGCTCAAATTTTGATGTTAGCTTCTCAAAATATATTGAATCCTGCTAATGGATCTCCTATTACGGTTCCTTCTCAAGATATGGTGTTAGGATTATATTATATGACCAAACCTTTATTATCAAATTCAAAAGTAAAAGTAAAAGGAGAAGGTTTTATTTTCTATTCCCCAGAAGAAGTTGAAATAGCATATAATCAAGGTATAGTAAACTTGCACGCTTTGATTAAAGTTAAAGTAAATCTTCGTGAAAAAGAAAGATTTGTTAGTAAAATAATAGAAACTACTGTGGGTAGAGTATTATTTAATCAAGTAGTTCCCAAAAAAGTAGGATTTATTAATGAATCTCTTACAAAAAAATCTCTTAGAGAGATTATAGGAAAAATATTGCATCTTACAGATGTACCTACTACAGCTAATTTTTTAGATGATATTAAAGAATTAGGCTTTTATAACGCGTTTAAAGGAGGTTTATCTTTTGGATTGGGAGATATTATTATTCCTGATAACAAAAAAAATATGGTTAATTATGCAATTAAACAAGTAGATAATGTAAAAATGAATTACAATATGGGATTGATAACAAATAATGAACGTTACAATCAAGTAATTGACATATGGACAAACACTAATGCTATGCTTACAGAAAAAGTAATGAAATATATGCGTGAAGATAGACAAGGATTTAATTCCGTATATATGATGTTAGATTCTGGAGCAAGAGGTTCTAAAGAGCAAATCCGTCAACTTTCAGGAATGCGTGGATTAATGGCCAAACCTCAAAAAACAGGATCTTCTGGAGGTGAGATTATTGAAAATCCTATTTTATCTAATTTTAGAGAAGGTCTATCCATTTTAGAATATTTCATATCTACTCATGGTGCTCGAAAAGGATTAGCAGATACTGCATTAAAAACTGCAGATGCTGGATATCTTACAAGACGTTTAGTAGATGCCGCACAAGATGTAATTATAAAAATAGAAGATTGTAAGACATTACGTGGATTAGAAATTTCTGCTTTAAAAAAAAATGAAGAAATAGTAGAAACTTTATTTGATAGAATTTTAGGACGTATATCTTTGAACGATATTTATAAAGACAATCAATTAATAATTTCTTCAGGAAAAATGATTGATGAAAAAATGGCAGAAATTATTGATAATTCTGGAATTGAAATAGTAGAAGTTAGATCTCCTTTGACTTGTGAAGCAAAAATGGGTATTTGTTCTAAATGTTACGGTCGTAATTTATCTACAGGAGAAATAGTTCAAAAAGGCGAAGCTGTTGGAGTAATTGCAGCGCAATCTATTGGAGAGCCAGGAACTCAGTTGACATTACGGACCTTTCATGTTGGAGGAACAGCAGGAAATATTACAGAATCCTCACAAATAAAAGCAAAATATGATGGAATTGTGGAATTTGAAGATTTAAAATTTGTGACAACAAGTCAAGATTCGAATCAAATAGGAATAGTAGTTTCACGATCTACAGAAATGAAACTTTTCAATATAGAAAAATCATCTGTTTTAATGGTTAATAATATTCCTTATGGAGCTTCTTTATATGTAAAACATGGAGATCGATTGAAAACAGGAGATTTAATCTGCAAATGGGATCTATATAATGCAGTTATTGTTGCAGAATTTTCTGGTATAATATCTTATCAACATTTGGAACAAGGTCTTACTTTTCAAATAGAAATAGATGAACAAACTGGTTTTCAAGAAAAAGTAATAACGGAAGTTAGAAACAAAAATTTAATACCAACATTAAAAATTATTAATGAAAAAAATGAAGAATTAAAAGTATATAATCTACCGGTAGGAGCTCATTTAATGGTAGAAGATGAAGAAAAAATAGATATAGGAAGAATATTAGTTAAAGTTCCAAGAAGAACTGCTAAATCAGGAGATATCACAGGTGGATTACCTCGTTTATCTGAATTGTTTGAAGCTCGTAATCCCTCTAATCCAGCTGTAGTTTCGGAAATAGATGGAATAGTTAGTCATGGAAAAATAAAAAGAGGAAATAGAGAAATTATTGTAGAATCTAAGACAGGAGAAATTAGAAAATATCTAGTAAAACTATCCAATCAAATACTTGTGCAGGAGAATGATTACGTAAAAGCAGGAATGCCTTTATCAGATGGGGCAATTACTCCTAATGATATTTTAAATATAAGAGGACCTAGAGCTGTTCAAGAGTATTTAATAAAAGAAATACAAGAGGTATACCGTTTGCAAGGTGTAAAGATTAATGATAAACATTTCGAAGTAATAGTTTTACAAATGATGAGAAAGGTAGAAGTTATAGATGTAGGAGATACAAAATTTTTGGAGGGGAATATAGAATATAAAGATGATTTTATAGAAGAAAATGATAGAATATCTCAAATGAAAGTGGTTGAAGATTCTGGAAACTCTGAAATATTTAAAAATGGAGATATTATTAGTTATAGGGATTTGAGAAATGAAAATGCAGTTTTGAAATATAAAAATAAAAAATTAATAAAAATAAGAAATGCAATTTTTGCTACAGCAAGACCTATTCTACAAGGAATAACAAGAGCGGCTCTACAAACTAAATCCTTTATATCTGCTGCTTCGTTTCAGGAAACAACAAAAGTTTTAAGTGAAGCAGCTATAAGTAGTAAAACTGATTATTTACACGGGTTAAAGGAAAATGTAATCGTGGGACATAAAATACCAGCAGGAACAGGATTAAGAGAATATGAAAATATATCTCCAGATATTGTATAA
- the rpoB gene encoding DNA-directed RNA polymerase subunit beta, giving the protein MNTEKERITFASVAKPVEYPDFLDIQIKSFKEFFQLDAKSKDRKNEGLFKAFTENFPISDARNSFVLEFKGYSIDSPRYSIEECIERGLTYSVPLKAKLKLYCTDPEHEDFETVYQDVYLGTCPYMTPSGSFIFNGSERVIVSQLHRSPGVFFGQSHHANGTKLYSARIIPFKGSWIEFATDINNVMYAYIDRKKKLPMTTLLRAIGYERDKDILEIFDLAEEIKVKSNEKNILNRTLAARVLKIWHEDFVDEDTGEVLSIEKNEILIDRNVFLTEEHIDLMIHHEIKTILLHKEGERKKDYSIIYNTLHKDPTNSEKEAVEYIYRQLRNTEPPDEETARGVIDKLFFSDARYSLGPVGRYRLNKRLGLNIEPNYLVLTKKDIIAIVEHLNALFNSKREVDDIDHLSNRRVRTVGEQLYTQFSIGLARMARTIRERMNVRDNEVFMPVDLINAKTLSSVINTFFGTNQLSQFMDQTNPLSEITHKRRLSALGPGGLSRERAGFEVRDVNYSHYGRLCPIETPEGPNIGLISSLSVFAKINNMGFVETPYRIVSNKKINLKSEVKYLSAEEEERKIIAQANAIDKYGHFLSNRIIAREDGDFPIVKPDQIDYIDVAPNQIASISASLIPFLEHDDANRALMGSNMMRQAVPLLKPEAPIVGTGLEQQVARDSRILINAEKNGFVEYVDATKIIIRYDTTYKEDLVSFDPKIKVYDLIKFRKTNQNTCINLKPIVKKRMKVVKGQILCEGYATENGELALGRNLKVAFIPCNGYNFEDAVLISEKVVSEDWFTSIHIDEYSLDVRDTKLGMEELTNDIPNVSEEATKDLDENGIIRVGAEVKPGDILIGKITPKGESDPTPEEKLLRAIFGDKAGNVKDASLRAEPSLFGVVIDTKLFTRSIKDKTSRAQDKVKIGRLEKEYEKKFSDLRIFLIKKLESILEGKLCHNSVFDEKKQEIIKKGIKFTVKILNSIQNYIEICSSDWTNDIEINNLVLEILHNYKIAVNDLNSIFKHKKFSITVGDELPSGIVKMAKVYIAKKRKLKVGDKMAGRHGNKGVVARILRQEDMPFLEDGRPVDIVLNPLGVPSRMNIGQIYETVLGWAGYKLNIKFSTPIFDGATIEEICKYTDKAEIPRFGTTYLFDGGTGERFDQPATVGVIYMLKLGHMVDDKMHARSIGPYSLITQQPLGGKAQFGGQRFGEMEVWALEAFGASNILREILTVKSDDVAGRARTYESIVKGDPIPEPNNPESFNVLCYELKGLGLDIRLEE; this is encoded by the coding sequence GTGAATACAGAAAAAGAAAGAATTACTTTTGCTTCAGTAGCAAAACCAGTAGAATATCCGGATTTTTTGGATATTCAAATTAAATCATTTAAAGAATTTTTTCAATTAGATGCAAAATCAAAAGATAGAAAGAATGAAGGATTATTTAAAGCTTTTACAGAAAATTTTCCTATTTCTGATGCTAGAAATTCTTTTGTTTTAGAATTTAAAGGTTATTCTATAGATTCTCCTAGATATTCAATAGAAGAGTGTATAGAAAGAGGTTTAACTTACAGTGTTCCTTTAAAAGCTAAATTAAAATTGTATTGTACAGATCCTGAACATGAAGATTTTGAAACAGTGTATCAAGATGTTTATTTAGGAACATGTCCTTATATGACTCCATCTGGTTCCTTTATTTTTAATGGATCGGAAAGAGTTATTGTATCTCAGTTACATAGATCCCCCGGAGTTTTCTTTGGTCAATCTCATCATGCTAATGGAACTAAACTCTATTCCGCTAGAATTATTCCATTTAAAGGTTCATGGATAGAGTTTGCTACGGATATTAATAATGTTATGTATGCATATATTGATAGAAAGAAAAAATTACCTATGACAACTTTGTTACGTGCAATAGGATATGAAAGAGATAAAGATATACTAGAAATATTTGATTTAGCTGAAGAAATTAAAGTAAAAAGTAATGAAAAAAATATTTTAAATAGAACTTTAGCAGCTAGAGTATTAAAAATTTGGCATGAAGATTTTGTGGATGAAGATACAGGAGAAGTTTTATCTATAGAAAAAAATGAGATTCTTATAGATAGAAACGTTTTTTTAACAGAAGAACATATTGATCTGATGATTCATCATGAAATAAAAACTATTTTATTGCATAAAGAAGGAGAAAGAAAAAAAGATTATTCTATTATTTACAATACTTTACATAAGGATCCAACTAATTCTGAAAAAGAAGCTGTAGAATATATTTACAGACAACTTAGAAATACTGAACCTCCAGATGAAGAAACTGCTAGAGGGGTTATAGATAAACTTTTTTTTTCTGATGCTAGATACAGTTTAGGGCCTGTGGGAAGATATCGTTTGAATAAACGTCTTGGTTTAAATATAGAACCTAATTATTTAGTTTTAACTAAAAAAGATATTATTGCAATAGTAGAACATTTAAATGCATTGTTTAACTCTAAAAGAGAAGTAGATGATATTGATCATTTATCTAATAGGCGAGTAAGGACTGTAGGAGAACAACTTTATACTCAATTTAGTATTGGATTGGCTAGAATGGCTAGAACTATAAGAGAAAGAATGAATGTTCGCGATAATGAAGTTTTTATGCCGGTAGATCTTATTAATGCTAAAACTTTATCCTCCGTAATAAATACTTTTTTTGGAACAAATCAATTGTCTCAATTTATGGATCAAACAAATCCTTTATCTGAAATCACTCATAAAAGAAGACTTTCAGCATTAGGTCCTGGTGGATTATCCAGAGAAAGGGCAGGGTTTGAAGTTAGAGATGTAAATTATTCTCATTATGGAAGATTATGCCCTATAGAAACTCCAGAAGGACCTAATATAGGATTGATATCTTCTCTTTCTGTATTTGCAAAAATAAATAACATGGGATTTGTTGAAACTCCTTATCGAATTGTTTCTAATAAGAAAATCAATTTAAAATCTGAAGTAAAATATTTAAGTGCGGAAGAAGAAGAAAGAAAAATTATAGCACAAGCTAATGCTATAGATAAATATGGACATTTTTTATCTAATAGAATTATAGCTCGTGAAGATGGAGATTTTCCTATAGTAAAACCTGATCAAATAGACTATATAGATGTGGCTCCGAATCAAATAGCTTCTATTTCCGCTTCTCTAATTCCTTTTTTAGAACATGATGATGCAAATAGAGCTTTAATGGGATCAAATATGATGCGTCAAGCGGTTCCATTGTTAAAACCAGAAGCACCTATTGTGGGAACTGGATTAGAGCAGCAAGTTGCAAGAGATTCTCGTATATTAATTAATGCGGAAAAAAATGGATTTGTAGAATATGTTGACGCAACGAAAATAATTATCCGTTATGATACTACATATAAAGAAGATTTAGTAAGTTTCGATCCTAAAATTAAGGTTTATGATTTAATAAAATTTAGAAAAACAAATCAAAATACATGTATAAATTTAAAACCCATTGTAAAAAAAAGAATGAAAGTTGTTAAAGGACAAATTTTATGTGAAGGTTATGCTACAGAAAATGGAGAATTAGCTTTAGGAAGAAACTTAAAAGTGGCTTTTATTCCATGTAATGGTTATAATTTTGAAGATGCTGTTTTAATTTCCGAAAAAGTGGTAAGTGAAGATTGGTTTACTTCTATACATATAGATGAATATTCTTTAGATGTTCGTGATACAAAATTAGGAATGGAAGAATTAACCAATGATATTCCTAATGTAAGCGAAGAGGCTACTAAAGATTTAGATGAAAATGGAATTATAAGAGTTGGAGCAGAAGTAAAACCTGGTGATATTCTCATTGGAAAAATAACTCCAAAAGGAGAATCTGATCCTACCCCAGAGGAAAAATTATTAAGAGCTATTTTTGGAGATAAAGCAGGAAATGTAAAAGATGCTTCTTTAAGAGCTGAACCTTCATTATTTGGAGTTGTTATAGACACTAAATTATTTACAAGAAGTATAAAAGATAAAACATCTAGAGCTCAGGATAAAGTTAAAATAGGACGTTTAGAAAAAGAATATGAAAAAAAGTTTTCAGATCTTAGAATTTTTTTAATTAAAAAGTTAGAATCTATTTTAGAAGGGAAATTATGTCACAATTCTGTTTTTGATGAAAAAAAACAGGAGATTATAAAAAAAGGGATCAAATTTACTGTAAAAATACTTAATAGTATACAAAATTATATAGAAATTTGTTCTAGTGATTGGACTAATGATATTGAAATTAATAATTTGGTATTAGAAATTTTACATAATTATAAAATAGCGGTAAATGATTTGAATAGTATTTTCAAACATAAAAAATTTTCTATTACTGTTGGGGATGAATTACCTTCAGGAATTGTTAAAATGGCGAAAGTATATATTGCTAAAAAAAGAAAATTAAAAGTAGGAGATAAAATGGCAGGGAGACATGGAAATAAAGGGGTAGTAGCTAGAATATTAAGACAAGAAGACATGCCTTTTTTAGAAGATGGAAGACCTGTAGATATTGTCCTAAATCCTTTAGGAGTTCCTTCTAGAATGAATATAGGTCAAATATATGAAACGGTATTGGGATGGGCTGGATATAAATTAAACATTAAATTTTCCACACCTATATTTGATGGTGCAACTATAGAAGAAATTTGTAAGTATACAGATAAAGCAGAAATTCCTCGTTTTGGAACTACATATTTATTTGATGGAGGAACGGGAGAAAGATTCGATCAACCTGCAACTGTAGGAGTCATATATATGTTAAAATTGGGTCATATGGTAGATGATAAAATGCATGCACGTTCAATAGGGCCTTATTCTTTAATAACTCAACAACCTTTAGGAGGAAAAGCTCAATTTGGTGGTCAACGCTTTGGAGAAATGGAAGTTTGGGCTTTGGAAGCTTTTGGCGCTTCCAATATTTTACGTGAAATTTTAACTGTTAAATCAGATGATGTAGCTGGAAGAGCTAGAACTTATGAATCCATAGTAAAAGGAGATCCAATCCCTGAACCTAATAATCCAGAATCTTTTAATGTGCTTTGTTATGAATTAAAGGGATTAGGATTAGATATTCGTTTAGAAGAGTGA